From a single Myotis daubentonii chromosome 5, mMyoDau2.1, whole genome shotgun sequence genomic region:
- the PDE4C gene encoding cAMP-specific 3',5'-cyclic phosphodiesterase 4C isoform X3, with translation MRRSGTALSFLLSEQVRESVDSSSAPVSPRGSGVIWRRFSGTPLLPPLSSRLRPPGETEPSSSVVFTIGARGTEQSHGPASSSFDLENALSRGRSAQDPQVGPGPGQVTQHSQRRESFLYRSESDYELLPKTMSRNSSVASDLHGEDMIVTPFAQVLASLRTVRSNVAALAHLQGQRAAKKTSIGNPPSGCQPPPPPEDTGQKLALETLDELDWCLDQLETLQTRHSVGEMASNKFKRMLTRELTHLSETSRSGNQVSEYISQTFLDQQTEVELPKGTPKEPSRPMSQISGLQGLPHSASLSTATIPCFGVQTDQEGQLAKELEDTNKWGLDVFKVAELSGNRPLTAIIFSIFQKRDLLKTFQIPVDTLATYLLTLEGHYHADVAYHNSLHAADVAQSTHVLLAMPALEAVFTDLEVLAAIFASAIHDVDHPGVSNQFLINTNSELALMYNDASVLENHHLAVGFKLLQAENCNVFRNLSTKEWLSLRRMVIDIVLATDMSKHMNLLADLKTMVETKKVTSLGVLLLDNYSDRIQWTDRIMAEFFQQGDRERESGLDISPMCDKHTASVEKSQVGFIDYIAHPLWETWADLVHPDAQDLLDTLEDNREWYLSKIPRSPVDPTSPEQGGLDRFQFELTLEEAEEEEEEEEERMLAQEASESPDTDLLSPEASSDPGALCLDNQNRGQALHGP, from the exons CAGGTCCGAGAGTCTGTGGATTCTAGCTCAGCCCCTGTGAGTCCCCGTGGCAGTGGTGTCATCTGGAGACGCTTCTCAGGGACCCCATTGCTGCCACCGCTGTCGAGCCGCCTCCGGCCCCCTGGAGAAACTGAGCCCAGCTCCTCTGTGGTGTTCACCATCGGGGCTCGAGGGACAGAGCAAAGCCATGGTCCAGCTTCAAGCAG CTTTGACCTGGAAAATGCACTCTCACGCGGGAGAAGCGCCCAGGACCCTCAGGtcgggcctggccctggccaggtcacCCAACACAGCCAGCGGCGTGAGTCGTTCCTGTACCGCTCCGAGAGCGACTACGAACTCTTGCCTAAGACCATGTCCCGGAACTCTTCTGTGGCCAGTGACCT ACATGGAGAAGACATGATTGTGACGCCCTTTGCCCAG GTCCTGGCCAGTCTGCGGACTGTTCGGAGCAATGTTGCTGCGCTAGCCCACCTGCAAGGCCAAAGAGCAGCCAA GAAGACATCCATCGGGAACCCTCCATCTGGCTGtcagccccctcctcctccag AGGACACTGGGCAGAAGCTGGCCTTGGAGACACTGGATGAGCTGGACTGGTGTCTGGATCAGCTGGAGACACTGCAGACCCGGCACTCGGTGGGGGAGATGGCCTCCAACAAG TTCAAGCGGATGCTGACCCGGGAGCTGACTCACTTGTCTGAAACCAGCCGCTCGGGGAACCAGGTGTCAGAGTACATTTCCCAGACCTTCCTGG ACCAACAGACCGAGGTGGAGTTACCCAAGGGAACCCCCAAGGAACCCTCGAGGCCCATGTCCCAGATCAGCGGCCTGCAGGGGCTCCCCCACAGTGCCAGCCTCTCCACAGCCACCATCCCATGCTTTGGCGTCCAGACTGACCAGGAGGGGCAACTGGCCAAG GAACTGGAAGACACCAACAAGTGGGGGCTTGATGTGTTCAAGGTGGCAGAGCTAAGTGGGAACCGGCCCCTCACAGCCATCATATTCAGCATCTTTCAG AAACGGGACCTGCTCAAGACGTTCCAGATCCCAGTGGACACACTTGCCACCTACCTGCTGACGCTGGAGGGTCACTACCACGCCGACGTGGCCTACCACAACAGCCTGCACGCCGCTGATGTGGCCCAGTCCACGCATGTGCTGCTGGCCATGCCCGCCCTGGAG GCTGTGTTCACAGACTTGGAAGTcctggctgccatctttgcaagCGCCATCCATGATGTGGACCATCCTGGGGTCTCCAACCAGTTTCTCATTAACACCA ACTCGGAGCTGGCGCTGATGTACAATGACGCCTCCGTGCTGGAGAACCACCACCTGGCTGTGGGCTTCAAGCTGCTGCAGGCAGAGAACTGCAACGTCTTCCGGAACCTCAGCACCAAGGAGTGGCTGAGTCTGCGCCGGATGGTCATTGACATA GTGCTGGCCACTGACATGTCCAAACACATGAACCTCCTGGCTGACCTCAAGACCATGGTGGAGACCAAGAAAGTGACGAGCCTGGGAGTCCTGCTGCTGGACAACTACTCGGACCGCATCCAG TGGACAGACCGAATCATGGCTGAGTTCTTCCAGCAGGGAGACCGTGAGCGGGAGTCGGGCCTGGACATCAGCCCCATGTGTGACAAGCACACAGCCTCGGTGGAGAAGTCCCAG GTGGGTTTCATTGACTACATCGCCCACCCACTGTGGGAGACCTGGGCTGACCTGGTACACCCAGATGCACAGGACCTGCTGGACACACTAGAGGACAACCGCGAGTGGTACCTGAGCAAGATCCCCCGCAGCCCCGTGGATCCCACCAGCCCTGAGCAGGGCGGCCTCGACAGATTCCAGTTTGAGCTGACtctggaggaggcagaagaggaggaggaggaggaggaggagagaatgtTGGCCCAAGAGGCCTCAGAGTCACCTGACACTGACCTCCTGTCCCCGGAGGCCAGCTCAGACCCTGGGGCCTTATGCCTAGACAACCAGAACCGTGGGCAAGCCCTGCATGGACCATGA
- the PDE4C gene encoding cAMP-specific 3',5'-cyclic phosphodiesterase 4C isoform X1: protein MRRSGTALSFLLSEQVRESVDSSSAPVSPRGSGVIWRRFSGTPLLPPLSSRLRPPGETEPSSSVVFTIGARGTEQSHGPASSSFDLENALSRGRSAQDPQVGPGPGQVTQHSQRRESFLYRSESDYELLPKTMSRNSSVASDLHGEDMIVTPFAQVLASLRTVRSNVAALAHLQGQRAAKKTSIGNPPSGCQPPPPPEDTGQKLALETLDELDWCLDQLETLQTRHSVGEMASNKFKRMLTRELTHLSETSRSGNQVSEYISQTFLDQQTEVELPKGTPKEPSRPMSQISGLQGLPHSASLSTATIPCFGVQTDQEGQLAKELEDTNKWGLDVFKVAELSGNRPLTAIIFSIFQKRDLLKTFQIPVDTLATYLLTLEGHYHADVAYHNSLHAADVAQSTHVLLAMPALEAVFTDLEVLAAIFASAIHDVDHPGVSNQFLINTNSELALMYNDASVLENHHLAVGFKLLQAENCNVFRNLSTKEWLSLRRMVIDIVLATDMSKHMNLLADLKTMVETKKVTSLGVLLLDNYSDRIQVLQNLVHCADLSNPTKPLPLYRQWTDRIMAEFFQQGDRERESGLDISPMCDKHTASVEKSQVGFIDYIAHPLWETWADLVHPDAQDLLDTLEDNREWYLSKIPRSPVDPTSPEQGGLDRFQFELTLEEAEEEEEEEEERMLAQEASESPDTDLLSPEASSDPGALCLDNQNRGQALHGP from the exons CAGGTCCGAGAGTCTGTGGATTCTAGCTCAGCCCCTGTGAGTCCCCGTGGCAGTGGTGTCATCTGGAGACGCTTCTCAGGGACCCCATTGCTGCCACCGCTGTCGAGCCGCCTCCGGCCCCCTGGAGAAACTGAGCCCAGCTCCTCTGTGGTGTTCACCATCGGGGCTCGAGGGACAGAGCAAAGCCATGGTCCAGCTTCAAGCAG CTTTGACCTGGAAAATGCACTCTCACGCGGGAGAAGCGCCCAGGACCCTCAGGtcgggcctggccctggccaggtcacCCAACACAGCCAGCGGCGTGAGTCGTTCCTGTACCGCTCCGAGAGCGACTACGAACTCTTGCCTAAGACCATGTCCCGGAACTCTTCTGTGGCCAGTGACCT ACATGGAGAAGACATGATTGTGACGCCCTTTGCCCAG GTCCTGGCCAGTCTGCGGACTGTTCGGAGCAATGTTGCTGCGCTAGCCCACCTGCAAGGCCAAAGAGCAGCCAA GAAGACATCCATCGGGAACCCTCCATCTGGCTGtcagccccctcctcctccag AGGACACTGGGCAGAAGCTGGCCTTGGAGACACTGGATGAGCTGGACTGGTGTCTGGATCAGCTGGAGACACTGCAGACCCGGCACTCGGTGGGGGAGATGGCCTCCAACAAG TTCAAGCGGATGCTGACCCGGGAGCTGACTCACTTGTCTGAAACCAGCCGCTCGGGGAACCAGGTGTCAGAGTACATTTCCCAGACCTTCCTGG ACCAACAGACCGAGGTGGAGTTACCCAAGGGAACCCCCAAGGAACCCTCGAGGCCCATGTCCCAGATCAGCGGCCTGCAGGGGCTCCCCCACAGTGCCAGCCTCTCCACAGCCACCATCCCATGCTTTGGCGTCCAGACTGACCAGGAGGGGCAACTGGCCAAG GAACTGGAAGACACCAACAAGTGGGGGCTTGATGTGTTCAAGGTGGCAGAGCTAAGTGGGAACCGGCCCCTCACAGCCATCATATTCAGCATCTTTCAG AAACGGGACCTGCTCAAGACGTTCCAGATCCCAGTGGACACACTTGCCACCTACCTGCTGACGCTGGAGGGTCACTACCACGCCGACGTGGCCTACCACAACAGCCTGCACGCCGCTGATGTGGCCCAGTCCACGCATGTGCTGCTGGCCATGCCCGCCCTGGAG GCTGTGTTCACAGACTTGGAAGTcctggctgccatctttgcaagCGCCATCCATGATGTGGACCATCCTGGGGTCTCCAACCAGTTTCTCATTAACACCA ACTCGGAGCTGGCGCTGATGTACAATGACGCCTCCGTGCTGGAGAACCACCACCTGGCTGTGGGCTTCAAGCTGCTGCAGGCAGAGAACTGCAACGTCTTCCGGAACCTCAGCACCAAGGAGTGGCTGAGTCTGCGCCGGATGGTCATTGACATA GTGCTGGCCACTGACATGTCCAAACACATGAACCTCCTGGCTGACCTCAAGACCATGGTGGAGACCAAGAAAGTGACGAGCCTGGGAGTCCTGCTGCTGGACAACTACTCGGACCGCATCCAG GTCTTGCAGAACCTGGTGCACTGTGCTGACCTCAGCAACCCCACTAAGCCGCTGCCCCTGTACCGCCAGTGGACAGACCGAATCATGGCTGAGTTCTTCCAGCAGGGAGACCGTGAGCGGGAGTCGGGCCTGGACATCAGCCCCATGTGTGACAAGCACACAGCCTCGGTGGAGAAGTCCCAG GTGGGTTTCATTGACTACATCGCCCACCCACTGTGGGAGACCTGGGCTGACCTGGTACACCCAGATGCACAGGACCTGCTGGACACACTAGAGGACAACCGCGAGTGGTACCTGAGCAAGATCCCCCGCAGCCCCGTGGATCCCACCAGCCCTGAGCAGGGCGGCCTCGACAGATTCCAGTTTGAGCTGACtctggaggaggcagaagaggaggaggaggaggaggaggagagaatgtTGGCCCAAGAGGCCTCAGAGTCACCTGACACTGACCTCCTGTCCCCGGAGGCCAGCTCAGACCCTGGGGCCTTATGCCTAGACAACCAGAACCGTGGGCAAGCCCTGCATGGACCATGA
- the PDE4C gene encoding cAMP-specific 3',5'-cyclic phosphodiesterase 4C isoform X2, whose protein sequence is MRRSGTALSFLLSEVRESVDSSSAPVSPRGSGVIWRRFSGTPLLPPLSSRLRPPGETEPSSSVVFTIGARGTEQSHGPASSSFDLENALSRGRSAQDPQVGPGPGQVTQHSQRRESFLYRSESDYELLPKTMSRNSSVASDLHGEDMIVTPFAQVLASLRTVRSNVAALAHLQGQRAAKKTSIGNPPSGCQPPPPPEDTGQKLALETLDELDWCLDQLETLQTRHSVGEMASNKFKRMLTRELTHLSETSRSGNQVSEYISQTFLDQQTEVELPKGTPKEPSRPMSQISGLQGLPHSASLSTATIPCFGVQTDQEGQLAKELEDTNKWGLDVFKVAELSGNRPLTAIIFSIFQKRDLLKTFQIPVDTLATYLLTLEGHYHADVAYHNSLHAADVAQSTHVLLAMPALEAVFTDLEVLAAIFASAIHDVDHPGVSNQFLINTNSELALMYNDASVLENHHLAVGFKLLQAENCNVFRNLSTKEWLSLRRMVIDIVLATDMSKHMNLLADLKTMVETKKVTSLGVLLLDNYSDRIQVLQNLVHCADLSNPTKPLPLYRQWTDRIMAEFFQQGDRERESGLDISPMCDKHTASVEKSQVGFIDYIAHPLWETWADLVHPDAQDLLDTLEDNREWYLSKIPRSPVDPTSPEQGGLDRFQFELTLEEAEEEEEEEEERMLAQEASESPDTDLLSPEASSDPGALCLDNQNRGQALHGP, encoded by the exons GTCCGAGAGTCTGTGGATTCTAGCTCAGCCCCTGTGAGTCCCCGTGGCAGTGGTGTCATCTGGAGACGCTTCTCAGGGACCCCATTGCTGCCACCGCTGTCGAGCCGCCTCCGGCCCCCTGGAGAAACTGAGCCCAGCTCCTCTGTGGTGTTCACCATCGGGGCTCGAGGGACAGAGCAAAGCCATGGTCCAGCTTCAAGCAG CTTTGACCTGGAAAATGCACTCTCACGCGGGAGAAGCGCCCAGGACCCTCAGGtcgggcctggccctggccaggtcacCCAACACAGCCAGCGGCGTGAGTCGTTCCTGTACCGCTCCGAGAGCGACTACGAACTCTTGCCTAAGACCATGTCCCGGAACTCTTCTGTGGCCAGTGACCT ACATGGAGAAGACATGATTGTGACGCCCTTTGCCCAG GTCCTGGCCAGTCTGCGGACTGTTCGGAGCAATGTTGCTGCGCTAGCCCACCTGCAAGGCCAAAGAGCAGCCAA GAAGACATCCATCGGGAACCCTCCATCTGGCTGtcagccccctcctcctccag AGGACACTGGGCAGAAGCTGGCCTTGGAGACACTGGATGAGCTGGACTGGTGTCTGGATCAGCTGGAGACACTGCAGACCCGGCACTCGGTGGGGGAGATGGCCTCCAACAAG TTCAAGCGGATGCTGACCCGGGAGCTGACTCACTTGTCTGAAACCAGCCGCTCGGGGAACCAGGTGTCAGAGTACATTTCCCAGACCTTCCTGG ACCAACAGACCGAGGTGGAGTTACCCAAGGGAACCCCCAAGGAACCCTCGAGGCCCATGTCCCAGATCAGCGGCCTGCAGGGGCTCCCCCACAGTGCCAGCCTCTCCACAGCCACCATCCCATGCTTTGGCGTCCAGACTGACCAGGAGGGGCAACTGGCCAAG GAACTGGAAGACACCAACAAGTGGGGGCTTGATGTGTTCAAGGTGGCAGAGCTAAGTGGGAACCGGCCCCTCACAGCCATCATATTCAGCATCTTTCAG AAACGGGACCTGCTCAAGACGTTCCAGATCCCAGTGGACACACTTGCCACCTACCTGCTGACGCTGGAGGGTCACTACCACGCCGACGTGGCCTACCACAACAGCCTGCACGCCGCTGATGTGGCCCAGTCCACGCATGTGCTGCTGGCCATGCCCGCCCTGGAG GCTGTGTTCACAGACTTGGAAGTcctggctgccatctttgcaagCGCCATCCATGATGTGGACCATCCTGGGGTCTCCAACCAGTTTCTCATTAACACCA ACTCGGAGCTGGCGCTGATGTACAATGACGCCTCCGTGCTGGAGAACCACCACCTGGCTGTGGGCTTCAAGCTGCTGCAGGCAGAGAACTGCAACGTCTTCCGGAACCTCAGCACCAAGGAGTGGCTGAGTCTGCGCCGGATGGTCATTGACATA GTGCTGGCCACTGACATGTCCAAACACATGAACCTCCTGGCTGACCTCAAGACCATGGTGGAGACCAAGAAAGTGACGAGCCTGGGAGTCCTGCTGCTGGACAACTACTCGGACCGCATCCAG GTCTTGCAGAACCTGGTGCACTGTGCTGACCTCAGCAACCCCACTAAGCCGCTGCCCCTGTACCGCCAGTGGACAGACCGAATCATGGCTGAGTTCTTCCAGCAGGGAGACCGTGAGCGGGAGTCGGGCCTGGACATCAGCCCCATGTGTGACAAGCACACAGCCTCGGTGGAGAAGTCCCAG GTGGGTTTCATTGACTACATCGCCCACCCACTGTGGGAGACCTGGGCTGACCTGGTACACCCAGATGCACAGGACCTGCTGGACACACTAGAGGACAACCGCGAGTGGTACCTGAGCAAGATCCCCCGCAGCCCCGTGGATCCCACCAGCCCTGAGCAGGGCGGCCTCGACAGATTCCAGTTTGAGCTGACtctggaggaggcagaagaggaggaggaggaggaggaggagagaatgtTGGCCCAAGAGGCCTCAGAGTCACCTGACACTGACCTCCTGTCCCCGGAGGCCAGCTCAGACCCTGGGGCCTTATGCCTAGACAACCAGAACCGTGGGCAAGCCCTGCATGGACCATGA
- the PDE4C gene encoding cAMP-specific 3',5'-cyclic phosphodiesterase 4C isoform X4 — protein MQGPPAPAPAPGPGSPRDPARSSPGLFRKLLVNQSIRLQRRFTVAHPLCFDLENALSRGRSAQDPQVGPGPGQVTQHSQRRESFLYRSESDYELLPKTMSRNSSVASDLHGEDMIVTPFAQVLASLRTVRSNVAALAHLQGQRAAKKTSIGNPPSGCQPPPPPEDTGQKLALETLDELDWCLDQLETLQTRHSVGEMASNKFKRMLTRELTHLSETSRSGNQVSEYISQTFLDQQTEVELPKGTPKEPSRPMSQISGLQGLPHSASLSTATIPCFGVQTDQEGQLAKELEDTNKWGLDVFKVAELSGNRPLTAIIFSIFQKRDLLKTFQIPVDTLATYLLTLEGHYHADVAYHNSLHAADVAQSTHVLLAMPALEAVFTDLEVLAAIFASAIHDVDHPGVSNQFLINTNSELALMYNDASVLENHHLAVGFKLLQAENCNVFRNLSTKEWLSLRRMVIDIVLATDMSKHMNLLADLKTMVETKKVTSLGVLLLDNYSDRIQVLQNLVHCADLSNPTKPLPLYRQWTDRIMAEFFQQGDRERESGLDISPMCDKHTASVEKSQVGFIDYIAHPLWETWADLVHPDAQDLLDTLEDNREWYLSKIPRSPVDPTSPEQGGLDRFQFELTLEEAEEEEEEEEERMLAQEASESPDTDLLSPEASSDPGALCLDNQNRGQALHGP, from the exons ATGCAGGGtccccccgcgcccgccccggccccggggcCTGGCTCGCCCCGGGACCCCGCGCGCAGCTCCCCCGGGCTCTTCAGGAAGCTCCTGGTGAAccagagcatccgcctgcagcgGCGCTTCACCGTGGCGCATCCTCTGTG CTTTGACCTGGAAAATGCACTCTCACGCGGGAGAAGCGCCCAGGACCCTCAGGtcgggcctggccctggccaggtcacCCAACACAGCCAGCGGCGTGAGTCGTTCCTGTACCGCTCCGAGAGCGACTACGAACTCTTGCCTAAGACCATGTCCCGGAACTCTTCTGTGGCCAGTGACCT ACATGGAGAAGACATGATTGTGACGCCCTTTGCCCAG GTCCTGGCCAGTCTGCGGACTGTTCGGAGCAATGTTGCTGCGCTAGCCCACCTGCAAGGCCAAAGAGCAGCCAA GAAGACATCCATCGGGAACCCTCCATCTGGCTGtcagccccctcctcctccag AGGACACTGGGCAGAAGCTGGCCTTGGAGACACTGGATGAGCTGGACTGGTGTCTGGATCAGCTGGAGACACTGCAGACCCGGCACTCGGTGGGGGAGATGGCCTCCAACAAG TTCAAGCGGATGCTGACCCGGGAGCTGACTCACTTGTCTGAAACCAGCCGCTCGGGGAACCAGGTGTCAGAGTACATTTCCCAGACCTTCCTGG ACCAACAGACCGAGGTGGAGTTACCCAAGGGAACCCCCAAGGAACCCTCGAGGCCCATGTCCCAGATCAGCGGCCTGCAGGGGCTCCCCCACAGTGCCAGCCTCTCCACAGCCACCATCCCATGCTTTGGCGTCCAGACTGACCAGGAGGGGCAACTGGCCAAG GAACTGGAAGACACCAACAAGTGGGGGCTTGATGTGTTCAAGGTGGCAGAGCTAAGTGGGAACCGGCCCCTCACAGCCATCATATTCAGCATCTTTCAG AAACGGGACCTGCTCAAGACGTTCCAGATCCCAGTGGACACACTTGCCACCTACCTGCTGACGCTGGAGGGTCACTACCACGCCGACGTGGCCTACCACAACAGCCTGCACGCCGCTGATGTGGCCCAGTCCACGCATGTGCTGCTGGCCATGCCCGCCCTGGAG GCTGTGTTCACAGACTTGGAAGTcctggctgccatctttgcaagCGCCATCCATGATGTGGACCATCCTGGGGTCTCCAACCAGTTTCTCATTAACACCA ACTCGGAGCTGGCGCTGATGTACAATGACGCCTCCGTGCTGGAGAACCACCACCTGGCTGTGGGCTTCAAGCTGCTGCAGGCAGAGAACTGCAACGTCTTCCGGAACCTCAGCACCAAGGAGTGGCTGAGTCTGCGCCGGATGGTCATTGACATA GTGCTGGCCACTGACATGTCCAAACACATGAACCTCCTGGCTGACCTCAAGACCATGGTGGAGACCAAGAAAGTGACGAGCCTGGGAGTCCTGCTGCTGGACAACTACTCGGACCGCATCCAG GTCTTGCAGAACCTGGTGCACTGTGCTGACCTCAGCAACCCCACTAAGCCGCTGCCCCTGTACCGCCAGTGGACAGACCGAATCATGGCTGAGTTCTTCCAGCAGGGAGACCGTGAGCGGGAGTCGGGCCTGGACATCAGCCCCATGTGTGACAAGCACACAGCCTCGGTGGAGAAGTCCCAG GTGGGTTTCATTGACTACATCGCCCACCCACTGTGGGAGACCTGGGCTGACCTGGTACACCCAGATGCACAGGACCTGCTGGACACACTAGAGGACAACCGCGAGTGGTACCTGAGCAAGATCCCCCGCAGCCCCGTGGATCCCACCAGCCCTGAGCAGGGCGGCCTCGACAGATTCCAGTTTGAGCTGACtctggaggaggcagaagaggaggaggaggaggaggaggagagaatgtTGGCCCAAGAGGCCTCAGAGTCACCTGACACTGACCTCCTGTCCCCGGAGGCCAGCTCAGACCCTGGGGCCTTATGCCTAGACAACCAGAACCGTGGGCAAGCCCTGCATGGACCATGA
- the PDE4C gene encoding cAMP-specific 3',5'-cyclic phosphodiesterase 4C isoform X5 — protein MVLREAGMAPSGSLEVEAYRQSIRVEMKQNFDLENALSRGRSAQDPQVGPGPGQVTQHSQRRESFLYRSESDYELLPKTMSRNSSVASDLHGEDMIVTPFAQVLASLRTVRSNVAALAHLQGQRAAKKTSIGNPPSGCQPPPPPEDTGQKLALETLDELDWCLDQLETLQTRHSVGEMASNKFKRMLTRELTHLSETSRSGNQVSEYISQTFLDQQTEVELPKGTPKEPSRPMSQISGLQGLPHSASLSTATIPCFGVQTDQEGQLAKELEDTNKWGLDVFKVAELSGNRPLTAIIFSIFQKRDLLKTFQIPVDTLATYLLTLEGHYHADVAYHNSLHAADVAQSTHVLLAMPALEAVFTDLEVLAAIFASAIHDVDHPGVSNQFLINTNSELALMYNDASVLENHHLAVGFKLLQAENCNVFRNLSTKEWLSLRRMVIDIVLATDMSKHMNLLADLKTMVETKKVTSLGVLLLDNYSDRIQVLQNLVHCADLSNPTKPLPLYRQWTDRIMAEFFQQGDRERESGLDISPMCDKHTASVEKSQVGFIDYIAHPLWETWADLVHPDAQDLLDTLEDNREWYLSKIPRSPVDPTSPEQGGLDRFQFELTLEEAEEEEEEEEERMLAQEASESPDTDLLSPEASSDPGALCLDNQNRGQALHGP, from the exons ATGGTGCTCCGGGAAGCGGGCATGGCCCCCAGCGGAAGCCTGGAGGTGGAAGCGTACAGGCAGAGCATTCGCGTGGAAATGAAGCAGAA CTTTGACCTGGAAAATGCACTCTCACGCGGGAGAAGCGCCCAGGACCCTCAGGtcgggcctggccctggccaggtcacCCAACACAGCCAGCGGCGTGAGTCGTTCCTGTACCGCTCCGAGAGCGACTACGAACTCTTGCCTAAGACCATGTCCCGGAACTCTTCTGTGGCCAGTGACCT ACATGGAGAAGACATGATTGTGACGCCCTTTGCCCAG GTCCTGGCCAGTCTGCGGACTGTTCGGAGCAATGTTGCTGCGCTAGCCCACCTGCAAGGCCAAAGAGCAGCCAA GAAGACATCCATCGGGAACCCTCCATCTGGCTGtcagccccctcctcctccag AGGACACTGGGCAGAAGCTGGCCTTGGAGACACTGGATGAGCTGGACTGGTGTCTGGATCAGCTGGAGACACTGCAGACCCGGCACTCGGTGGGGGAGATGGCCTCCAACAAG TTCAAGCGGATGCTGACCCGGGAGCTGACTCACTTGTCTGAAACCAGCCGCTCGGGGAACCAGGTGTCAGAGTACATTTCCCAGACCTTCCTGG ACCAACAGACCGAGGTGGAGTTACCCAAGGGAACCCCCAAGGAACCCTCGAGGCCCATGTCCCAGATCAGCGGCCTGCAGGGGCTCCCCCACAGTGCCAGCCTCTCCACAGCCACCATCCCATGCTTTGGCGTCCAGACTGACCAGGAGGGGCAACTGGCCAAG GAACTGGAAGACACCAACAAGTGGGGGCTTGATGTGTTCAAGGTGGCAGAGCTAAGTGGGAACCGGCCCCTCACAGCCATCATATTCAGCATCTTTCAG AAACGGGACCTGCTCAAGACGTTCCAGATCCCAGTGGACACACTTGCCACCTACCTGCTGACGCTGGAGGGTCACTACCACGCCGACGTGGCCTACCACAACAGCCTGCACGCCGCTGATGTGGCCCAGTCCACGCATGTGCTGCTGGCCATGCCCGCCCTGGAG GCTGTGTTCACAGACTTGGAAGTcctggctgccatctttgcaagCGCCATCCATGATGTGGACCATCCTGGGGTCTCCAACCAGTTTCTCATTAACACCA ACTCGGAGCTGGCGCTGATGTACAATGACGCCTCCGTGCTGGAGAACCACCACCTGGCTGTGGGCTTCAAGCTGCTGCAGGCAGAGAACTGCAACGTCTTCCGGAACCTCAGCACCAAGGAGTGGCTGAGTCTGCGCCGGATGGTCATTGACATA GTGCTGGCCACTGACATGTCCAAACACATGAACCTCCTGGCTGACCTCAAGACCATGGTGGAGACCAAGAAAGTGACGAGCCTGGGAGTCCTGCTGCTGGACAACTACTCGGACCGCATCCAG GTCTTGCAGAACCTGGTGCACTGTGCTGACCTCAGCAACCCCACTAAGCCGCTGCCCCTGTACCGCCAGTGGACAGACCGAATCATGGCTGAGTTCTTCCAGCAGGGAGACCGTGAGCGGGAGTCGGGCCTGGACATCAGCCCCATGTGTGACAAGCACACAGCCTCGGTGGAGAAGTCCCAG GTGGGTTTCATTGACTACATCGCCCACCCACTGTGGGAGACCTGGGCTGACCTGGTACACCCAGATGCACAGGACCTGCTGGACACACTAGAGGACAACCGCGAGTGGTACCTGAGCAAGATCCCCCGCAGCCCCGTGGATCCCACCAGCCCTGAGCAGGGCGGCCTCGACAGATTCCAGTTTGAGCTGACtctggaggaggcagaagaggaggaggaggaggaggaggagagaatgtTGGCCCAAGAGGCCTCAGAGTCACCTGACACTGACCTCCTGTCCCCGGAGGCCAGCTCAGACCCTGGGGCCTTATGCCTAGACAACCAGAACCGTGGGCAAGCCCTGCATGGACCATGA